One stretch of Methylopila sp. 73B DNA includes these proteins:
- a CDS encoding PAS domain-containing sensor histidine kinase: MTFAPPEDPIAQPMTDLALVLADAAGRVIHWPPAAERIFGLGARDAQGRALATLHADATAGAALFARAQTAGSAEARCDLLRAGGGSFPALVAIAAAAGEGDAQVFAVAIRDLGERFASDNALRAREAHLRSILETVPDAMIVIDEQAAIQSFSTTAERQFGYAPEEVVGRNISMLMPEPYRGQHDGYMARYLTTGERRIIGVGRVVVGRRKDGSTFPMELSVGEMRSAGARYFTGFIRDLTERQETETRLQELQAELIHMSRFTALGEMASTLAHEINQPLTAIANYLTGSRRILERMEGEQVDLLRDAVGQAAEQAMRAGLVIRRLRDFVRRGDSERQVESLPRLIEEASALALVGVKERGVRVAFDFDPRATLVLADRIQVQQVLLNLVRNAIEAMENASRRELTVATRAGGEAGLVTVEVIDTGPGLAPEIADHLFQPFQTTKAQGMGVGLSICRTIVEAHGGRIWAESMPGEGVRFAFTLRAVDEKELTDAQ, from the coding sequence ATGACCTTCGCCCCGCCCGAAGACCCGATCGCCCAGCCGATGACAGACCTCGCCCTGGTCCTCGCCGACGCCGCGGGCCGCGTGATCCACTGGCCGCCGGCGGCCGAGCGCATCTTCGGCCTCGGCGCTCGGGACGCGCAGGGGCGCGCCCTCGCGACGCTGCACGCCGACGCGACAGCGGGAGCGGCCCTCTTCGCACGCGCGCAAACGGCGGGCTCGGCGGAAGCGCGCTGCGATCTGCTCCGGGCCGGCGGCGGCTCGTTTCCGGCGCTCGTCGCGATCGCGGCGGCGGCGGGCGAGGGCGACGCGCAGGTCTTCGCGGTCGCCATCCGCGATCTCGGCGAACGGTTCGCCTCCGACAACGCCCTGCGCGCCCGAGAGGCGCATCTGCGGTCGATCCTGGAGACCGTGCCCGACGCGATGATCGTGATCGACGAGCAGGCGGCGATCCAGTCCTTCAGCACGACGGCGGAGCGCCAGTTCGGCTACGCGCCGGAGGAGGTCGTGGGACGCAACATCAGCATGCTGATGCCGGAGCCCTACCGCGGCCAGCACGACGGCTACATGGCCCGCTACCTCACCACCGGCGAGCGCCGCATCATCGGCGTCGGCCGGGTCGTCGTCGGCCGGCGCAAGGACGGCTCGACCTTTCCGATGGAGCTCTCGGTCGGCGAGATGCGCTCCGCCGGCGCACGCTACTTCACCGGCTTCATCCGCGACCTCACCGAGCGGCAGGAGACCGAGACGCGCCTTCAGGAGCTGCAGGCGGAGCTCATCCACATGTCCCGCTTCACCGCGCTCGGCGAGATGGCCTCGACCCTCGCCCACGAGATCAACCAGCCGCTCACCGCCATCGCCAACTACCTCACCGGCTCGCGCCGGATCCTGGAGCGGATGGAGGGCGAGCAGGTCGACCTCTTGCGCGACGCGGTGGGCCAGGCCGCGGAGCAGGCGATGCGCGCGGGGCTCGTCATCCGCCGTCTCCGCGACTTCGTGCGGCGGGGCGACAGCGAGCGACAGGTGGAGAGCCTGCCGCGGCTGATCGAGGAGGCGAGCGCGCTCGCGCTCGTCGGCGTCAAGGAGCGGGGCGTCCGCGTCGCGTTCGACTTCGACCCGCGGGCGACGCTGGTGCTGGCCGACCGCATCCAGGTCCAGCAGGTGCTGCTCAACCTGGTGCGCAACGCGATCGAGGCGATGGAGAACGCGTCGCGGCGGGAGCTGACGGTCGCGACGCGCGCCGGCGGGGAAGCGGGTCTCGTGACGGTCGAGGTGATCGACACCGGTCCCGGCCTCGCGCCGGAGATCGCGGACCACCTGTTCCAGCCCTTTCAGACGACGAAGGCCCAGGGGATGGGCGTC
- a CDS encoding universal stress protein — MTPLTDAAPGYASLAVHFDLTLAARDRGRLAVDLADRFGAHIIGLASEQMLLPIYGDLGGPHVAATIAEDEQGRVEEELAGAYAAFKDVIGARNNVEWRQALEEPSRHVIANARAADLLVLGRRSSKDAVDVALGVAPGAVTLECGRPVLITPPGVDRLSARAIVIAWKDTREARRAVRDALPLLLRAEEVVVVTSCGSFRDESAEDVAAFLARHGVNSRPEVRAGEISSIADEILDAADEIGSDLIVAGAYGHSRTREWMFGGVTRSLLETSPVPLLLSH; from the coding sequence ATGACGCCTCTGACGGACGCCGCGCCGGGCTACGCAAGCCTCGCGGTCCATTTCGACCTCACGCTTGCGGCCCGCGACCGCGGCCGCCTCGCAGTCGACCTCGCCGACCGCTTCGGCGCCCACATCATCGGCCTCGCGTCCGAGCAGATGCTGCTGCCGATCTACGGCGACCTTGGCGGCCCCCACGTGGCGGCCACCATCGCCGAGGACGAGCAGGGTCGAGTCGAGGAGGAACTGGCCGGCGCCTACGCCGCGTTCAAGGACGTGATCGGCGCGCGCAACAACGTCGAGTGGCGGCAGGCGCTCGAGGAGCCGAGCCGGCACGTCATCGCCAACGCCCGCGCCGCCGACCTGCTCGTGCTCGGGCGCCGCTCCAGCAAGGACGCGGTCGACGTCGCCCTCGGCGTCGCTCCCGGCGCGGTCACGCTCGAATGCGGGCGGCCGGTGCTGATCACGCCGCCGGGCGTCGACCGCCTGTCCGCCCGCGCGATCGTCATCGCCTGGAAGGACACCCGTGAGGCGCGCCGGGCGGTGCGCGACGCCCTGCCGCTGCTGCTGCGCGCCGAGGAGGTGGTGGTCGTCACGTCCTGCGGGTCGTTCCGGGACGAGAGCGCCGAGGACGTCGCGGCCTTCCTCGCCCGTCACGGCGTCAACAGCCGCCCGGAGGTACGCGCGGGCGAGATCTCGTCGATCGCCGACGAGATCCTCGACGCGGCGGACGAGATCGGCTCGGACCTCATCGTCGCCGGCGCCTATGGCCACAGCCGCACGCGCGAATGGATGTTCGGCGGCGTGACGCGCTCCCTGCTCGAGACCTCGCCGGTTCCGCTGCTCCTGTCGCACTGA
- the hemN gene encoding oxygen-independent coproporphyrinogen III oxidase, whose product MLPLRLTDLADRQVPRYTSYPTAPHFHDGVGAENYGRWLGALREAEAPVSLYVHVPYCRSICHYCACTTKATRRDEPVVAYVGRLKREIALVAERTGRLRVSHIHWGGGTPNLLPPDLFDALVADLCDRFDVDPYAEHAIELDPRHVTREGARRLAASGVTRTSLGVQDFAPEVQSAIGRIQPHRVVAAAADAVRAAGIEGLNFDLIYGLPRQTLRSARETAQRAVALAPDRIALFGYAHVPWFRANQRLIDARDLPDVGLRLELAATAREAIEAAGYVPVGIDHFARSDDSLATAAAWGTLRRNFQGYTTDRAETLIGLGPSSVGRLPAGYVQNAADVGAWARAIDDGRLAVVKGRALTPDDRLRGAVIERLLCGFEAELGAIAMAHGASPAALLPALERLEPLIAQDFVRLDGSRLSIVRDAPALARIVASAFDAYLGAGARHSLAA is encoded by the coding sequence ATGCTCCCGCTCCGCCTCACCGACCTCGCCGACCGCCAGGTCCCCCGCTACACGTCGTACCCGACGGCGCCGCACTTCCACGATGGCGTCGGGGCGGAGAATTACGGTCGCTGGCTGGGCGCGCTGCGGGAGGCGGAGGCTCCGGTCTCGCTCTACGTCCACGTCCCCTACTGCCGGTCGATCTGCCATTACTGCGCCTGCACCACCAAGGCGACGCGGCGCGACGAGCCGGTGGTGGCCTACGTCGGGCGGCTGAAGCGCGAGATCGCCCTCGTGGCCGAGCGGACCGGGCGGTTGAGAGTCTCCCACATCCACTGGGGCGGCGGCACGCCCAACCTGCTGCCGCCGGACCTGTTCGACGCCCTCGTCGCGGACCTCTGCGACCGCTTCGACGTCGACCCTTACGCCGAGCACGCGATCGAGCTCGATCCGCGGCATGTGACCCGCGAGGGCGCGCGGCGGCTCGCCGCCTCCGGCGTGACGCGGACGAGCCTCGGCGTGCAGGATTTCGCGCCCGAGGTGCAGTCCGCGATCGGCCGCATCCAGCCGCATAGGGTCGTGGCCGCCGCGGCGGACGCCGTCCGCGCCGCCGGGATCGAGGGCCTGAACTTCGACCTCATCTACGGCCTGCCGCGCCAGACGCTGCGCTCGGCCCGGGAGACCGCGCAGCGCGCCGTCGCCCTTGCCCCCGACCGCATCGCGCTGTTCGGCTACGCGCATGTGCCCTGGTTCCGGGCGAACCAGCGGCTCATCGACGCCCGAGATCTTCCCGACGTCGGACTTCGGCTCGAGCTCGCCGCGACCGCCCGCGAGGCGATCGAGGCGGCCGGCTACGTGCCCGTCGGGATCGACCACTTCGCCCGGTCGGACGACAGCCTTGCGACCGCGGCCGCGTGGGGGACGCTCCGCCGCAATTTCCAAGGCTACACGACCGATCGGGCGGAGACCCTCATCGGCCTTGGGCCCTCCTCCGTCGGGCGCCTGCCGGCGGGCTACGTCCAGAACGCCGCCGACGTCGGCGCTTGGGCCCGCGCGATCGACGACGGCCGGCTCGCGGTCGTCAAAGGACGCGCGCTCACTCCGGACGACCGGCTGCGCGGAGCGGTGATCGAGCGGCTGCTCTGCGGCTTCGAGGCCGAGCTCGGCGCGATCGCGATGGCCCACGGCGCCTCGCCCGCCGCGCTCCTGCCCGCGCTGGAGCGCCTCGAACCGCTGATCGCCCAGGACTTCGTGCGCCTCGACGGATCCCGTCTCAGCATCGTGCGCGACGCGCCGGCGCTGGCGCGCATCGTGGCGAGCGCCTTCGACGCCTACCTCGGCGCGGGGGCGCGACATTCGCTGGCCGCGTGA
- a CDS encoding OmpW family protein has protein sequence MKFLLAPALALAALAPAVARAADAPLDQPAFESAAPFDWSRFMVRGRVIGVVPHKSKANLSIPGSAHVSSDVMPEIDFTYFFTPNLAVEVICCASKHSIKGRGALKGLNVGDTWVIPATVTAQYHFTNLGKFKPYVGVGVNYSIYFGEDGAGPTVRKLNLKNSVGVAAQVGFDYMIDEHWGVNVDVKKIYMEPKISLAAGGADVRGRAKINPWVIGTGVTYRF, from the coding sequence ATGAAATTCCTGCTTGCGCCGGCGCTCGCGCTCGCCGCCCTCGCACCCGCCGTCGCCCGCGCGGCGGACGCCCCCCTCGACCAACCCGCCTTCGAGAGCGCCGCTCCGTTCGACTGGAGCCGCTTCATGGTGAGAGGCCGGGTGATCGGCGTCGTGCCGCACAAGTCGAAGGCGAACCTCAGCATCCCCGGCAGCGCCCACGTCTCGTCCGACGTGATGCCGGAGATCGATTTCACCTATTTCTTCACGCCGAACCTCGCGGTCGAGGTCATCTGCTGCGCCTCGAAGCACAGCATCAAGGGCCGCGGCGCGCTGAAGGGCCTGAACGTCGGCGACACCTGGGTGATCCCGGCGACGGTGACGGCGCAGTACCACTTCACCAATCTCGGCAAGTTCAAGCCCTACGTCGGCGTCGGCGTGAACTACTCCATCTACTTCGGCGAGGACGGCGCAGGCCCGACCGTGCGCAAGCTCAACCTCAAGAATTCGGTCGGCGTCGCGGCCCAGGTCGGCTTCGACTACATGATCGACGAGCACTGGGGCGTAAACGTCGACGTGAAGAAGATTTACATGGAGCCCAAGATCTCGCTCGCCGCCGGCGGCGCGGACGTCCGCGGGCGCGCCAAGATCAACCCCTGGGTGATCGGCACGGGCGTCACCTACCGCTTCTGA
- a CDS encoding aspartate/glutamate racemase family protein — protein MKLLVVNPNTTASMTAKAAAAARAAAAGGTEIVAATSAMGPASIEGYYDEAFAVPGLIAAIREGEGAGADAAIIACFDDTGLDAARAAAAIPVVGICEAALVTAGQIAKRIAVVTTLERSVVPLEEIVTRYGYAARVRVSACDVEVLALEDEGSDARVKLEAEIDRALGLGADAIVLGCAGMADLAAALSERFGAPVVDGVAAAVKQAEALVALGLRTSKRGAYATPRSKPYAGLLSTFAPPA, from the coding sequence ATGAAGCTGCTCGTCGTCAATCCCAACACCACCGCCTCGATGACGGCCAAAGCTGCCGCCGCGGCCCGCGCGGCTGCGGCGGGGGGCACGGAGATCGTCGCCGCCACCTCCGCCATGGGGCCGGCCTCGATCGAGGGCTACTACGACGAGGCCTTCGCGGTTCCCGGCCTGATCGCGGCGATCCGGGAGGGCGAAGGCGCGGGCGCGGACGCCGCGATCATCGCCTGCTTCGACGACACCGGGCTCGACGCGGCGCGGGCGGCGGCCGCGATCCCCGTCGTCGGCATCTGCGAGGCGGCCCTCGTCACCGCCGGCCAGATCGCGAAGCGCATCGCGGTCGTCACCACGCTGGAGCGCTCGGTCGTGCCTCTGGAGGAGATCGTCACCCGCTACGGCTACGCCGCCCGCGTGCGGGTCTCCGCCTGCGACGTGGAGGTGCTGGCGCTCGAGGACGAAGGATCGGACGCCCGCGTGAAGCTGGAGGCGGAGATTGACCGCGCGCTCGGCCTCGGCGCGGACGCGATCGTGCTCGGCTGCGCCGGAATGGCCGATCTCGCCGCCGCCCTGTCGGAGCGCTTCGGCGCGCCCGTGGTCGACGGCGTGGCCGCCGCGGTGAAGCAGGCCGAGGCTCTCGTCGCGCTCGGCCTCAGGACAAGCAAGCGCGGCGCCTATGCGACGCCGCGCTCCAAGCCCTATGCGGGCCTGCTGTCGACCTTCGCGCCGCCGGCCTGA
- a CDS encoding ABC transporter permease, translated as MASEKRGLEFYALAAFFALFVLFLYGPLSTILILSFQGPAGGLTFPMNGVSTRWFENLFEQQAVGDFGGSFARSLALGVMTTLTTVAVSLCAGLAFRRRFLGSTALFYLTVASLVVPSILVSLGIGLMFQVAGVQPTWWTSAFGAHLTWTLPFGVLIMFAVFNRFSPAYEEAARDLGASNWQTFVHVVLPIIAPSLVGVGLFGFTLSYDEFARTLMTAGSFNTLPLEIYGMTTNVTTPVLYALGAVTTLVSFTAIAAALVAVTAMARRRKTLKPL; from the coding sequence ATGGCGTCCGAAAAGCGCGGTCTGGAGTTCTACGCGCTGGCGGCGTTCTTCGCGCTGTTCGTGCTGTTCCTCTACGGGCCGTTGTCGACCATCCTGATCCTGTCGTTCCAGGGGCCTGCCGGCGGCCTGACCTTTCCGATGAACGGCGTCTCCACGCGCTGGTTCGAAAACCTGTTCGAGCAGCAGGCGGTGGGCGACTTCGGCGGCTCCTTCGCGCGCTCACTGGCTCTTGGCGTGATGACCACGCTGACGACCGTCGCGGTGTCGTTGTGCGCCGGGCTCGCCTTCCGCCGCCGCTTCCTCGGCTCGACCGCGCTGTTCTATCTGACGGTCGCGAGCCTAGTCGTGCCGTCGATCCTCGTCAGCCTCGGCATCGGCCTCATGTTCCAGGTGGCGGGCGTGCAGCCGACGTGGTGGACCTCGGCCTTCGGCGCCCATCTCACCTGGACCTTGCCCTTCGGCGTGCTGATCATGTTCGCGGTGTTCAACCGGTTCTCGCCGGCGTACGAGGAGGCCGCGCGCGACCTCGGCGCCTCGAACTGGCAGACCTTCGTCCATGTGGTCTTGCCGATCATCGCGCCGAGCCTCGTGGGCGTCGGCCTCTTCGGCTTCACGCTGTCCTACGACGAGTTCGCCCGCACCCTGATGACCGCCGGCAGCTTCAACACCCTTCCGCTCGAGATCTACGGCATGACCACCAACGTCACGACGCCGGTGCTCTACGCGCTGGGGGCCGTCACCACCCTGGTCTCCTTCACCGCGATCGCGGCCGCGCTTGTCGCCGTGACGGCCATGGCGCGGCGGCGCAAGACCTTGAAGCCCCTATGA
- a CDS encoding ABC transporter permease, with translation MTGRLAPYLQAAPLALILGAFLLLPLAAIVAVSFWDYDSVQIYPDFITLNYAETLGSWVTWKTYLNTLKFVAIVWAITTVVGFLVAYFLAFHVRSTTMQMVLFLICTVPFLTSNIIRMISWVPFLGRNGLLNTTLIELGIVPAPLEFLLFSEFAVVLAMVHLYVLFMVTPIFNSLMRIDRALVEAARDAGANGWQTLTNVVIPLAKPGIAIGSIFVVTLVLGDFVTVRFMSGGQSASVGLMIANEISLLQYPAAAANAVALLVLVLLMVAAMLRIVNIRKEL, from the coding sequence ATGACCGGCCGTCTCGCCCCCTATCTGCAGGCCGCGCCGCTCGCGCTGATCCTCGGCGCCTTCCTGCTGTTGCCGCTCGCCGCCATCGTGGCGGTAAGCTTCTGGGACTACGACAGCGTCCAGATCTACCCGGATTTCATCACGCTCAATTACGCCGAGACGCTGGGCTCCTGGGTGACGTGGAAGACCTATCTGAACACGCTGAAGTTCGTGGCGATCGTCTGGGCGATCACGACCGTCGTCGGCTTTCTCGTCGCCTATTTCCTCGCGTTCCATGTCCGCAGCACGACCATGCAGATGGTCCTGTTCCTGATCTGCACGGTGCCGTTCCTGACCTCGAACATCATCCGCATGATCTCGTGGGTGCCGTTTCTCGGCCGCAACGGACTGCTGAACACGACGCTGATCGAACTCGGGATCGTCCCGGCTCCGCTGGAGTTCCTGCTGTTCTCGGAGTTCGCCGTCGTGCTCGCGATGGTGCACCTCTACGTGCTGTTCATGGTCACGCCGATCTTCAACTCGCTGATGCGCATCGACCGCGCGCTGGTCGAGGCCGCGCGCGACGCCGGCGCGAACGGTTGGCAGACTTTGACCAACGTCGTGATCCCGCTCGCCAAGCCCGGGATCGCGATCGGCTCGATCTTCGTGGTGACGCTGGTGCTCGGCGACTTCGTCACCGTGCGCTTCATGTCGGGCGGACAGTCGGCCTCAGTCGGCCTGATGATCGCGAACGAGATCTCGCTGCTGCAATACCCGGCGGCTGCGGCGAACGCGGTGGCCCTGCTCGTCCTCGTCCTGCTGATGGTGGCCGCGATGCTGCGCATCGTCAACATCCGCAAGGAGCTGTGA
- a CDS encoding PotD/PotF family extracellular solute-binding protein: MTDPKTIDPTTGLDRRAVLKGVAAAAGAAAGSGAVTGFPTIWAQNIKDVTLRQFGTGVSNLNAIADQVKKDLGFTLRMTALDSDSVTQRAVTQPDSYDIADIEYWIAKKVFPSGALQPMDVKKIKYYDQIVPIFTTGKLTPDSVVAQGTAPSTVGFVEGPGAKTFAKAPTEWMTLIPTIYNADTLGIRPDLVGRPIENWKDILDPKFKGKTSILNIPSIGIMDAAMICESAGIIKYGDKGNMTEAEIDTTIATLIEAKKAGQFRAFWKTFDESVNLMTSGEVIIQSMWSPAVTAVRSKGVPCVYQPLAEGYRAWGGGLGIGKNVKGLVLDAAYEYINWYLSGWCGAYLNRQGYYSACLSTAKQHMSPDEWGFWMEGKPAASDILSPDGKVLEKAGAVRDGGSFEERMGKVACWNAVMDKDRYMVRKWNEFIAA, from the coding sequence ATGACTGATCCGAAGACCATTGATCCGACCACCGGCCTCGACCGCCGCGCCGTTCTGAAGGGGGTGGCCGCCGCGGCCGGCGCCGCCGCCGGCTCCGGCGCGGTGACCGGGTTCCCGACGATCTGGGCGCAGAACATCAAGGACGTGACGCTGCGCCAGTTCGGCACCGGCGTCTCCAACCTCAACGCCATCGCCGACCAGGTGAAGAAGGACCTCGGCTTCACCCTGCGCATGACGGCGCTCGACAGCGACAGCGTCACCCAGCGCGCGGTGACCCAGCCCGACAGCTACGACATTGCCGACATCGAGTACTGGATCGCGAAGAAGGTGTTCCCGAGCGGCGCGCTGCAGCCGATGGACGTCAAGAAGATCAAGTACTACGACCAGATCGTCCCGATCTTCACCACCGGCAAGCTGACGCCCGACAGCGTGGTCGCCCAGGGCACAGCGCCCAGCACGGTCGGCTTCGTGGAAGGCCCCGGCGCGAAGACCTTCGCGAAGGCGCCGACCGAGTGGATGACGCTGATCCCGACGATCTACAACGCCGACACGCTCGGCATCCGGCCCGATCTCGTCGGCCGGCCGATCGAGAACTGGAAGGACATTCTCGACCCGAAGTTCAAAGGCAAGACGTCGATCCTCAACATCCCCTCGATCGGCATCATGGACGCCGCGATGATCTGCGAGAGCGCGGGCATCATCAAATACGGCGACAAGGGCAACATGACCGAGGCGGAGATCGACACGACGATCGCCACGCTGATCGAGGCCAAGAAAGCCGGTCAGTTCCGCGCCTTCTGGAAGACCTTCGACGAGAGCGTGAACCTTATGACCTCCGGCGAGGTCATCATCCAGTCGATGTGGTCTCCGGCCGTCACCGCCGTGCGGTCGAAGGGCGTGCCTTGCGTCTATCAGCCGCTCGCCGAAGGCTATCGCGCCTGGGGCGGCGGCCTCGGCATCGGCAAGAACGTCAAGGGCCTCGTGCTCGACGCGGCCTACGAGTACATCAACTGGTACCTGTCCGGCTGGTGCGGCGCCTATCTCAACCGCCAGGGCTACTACTCCGCCTGCCTGTCGACCGCGAAGCAGCACATGTCGCCGGACGAATGGGGCTTCTGGATGGAGGGCAAACCGGCCGCCTCCGACATTCTCTCGCCCGACGGCAAGGTGCTGGAGAAGGCCGGCGCGGTGCGCGACGGCGGTTCGTTCGAGGAGCGGATGGGCAAGGTCGCGTGCTGGAACGCCGTGATGGACAAGGACCGCTACATGGTCCGCAAGTGGAACGAGTTCATCGCCGCGTGA
- a CDS encoding ABC transporter ATP-binding protein produces the protein MPQAAEIDLASVTKRYGDDAVAVDAISLKIKAGTYCCLLGPSGCGKTSTLRMIAGHESVTSGDIRLGDVVVTDLPPARRATSMMFQSYALFPHLDLVDNVAFSLKMKGVAKAERREKALGMLKLMHMDQYASRRPAQLSGGQQQRVALARALITSPQALLLDEPLSALDPFLKVRMRAELKRLQRDLGVTFVHVTHSQEEAMALADLVVVMSNGRIEQAAAPREIFHRPATAFVASFMGEHNVLSGKVTALDDAGAILTCSGGAAFRLPAAAHLELGAPAQAAVRRDRIRIGEAAAPGLGFTGHVRNVEYRGGSMKMTLDAPGVEDFTVYADEAVFDSAPHEIGQAAPLAWSLADVHVLRPSLQ, from the coding sequence ATGCCGCAAGCCGCCGAGATCGACCTCGCCTCGGTCACCAAGCGATACGGCGACGACGCCGTCGCGGTTGACGCGATCAGCCTGAAGATCAAGGCCGGGACCTACTGCTGCCTGCTCGGTCCCTCCGGCTGCGGCAAGACCTCGACGCTGCGCATGATCGCCGGCCACGAGAGCGTCACCTCCGGCGACATCCGCCTCGGCGACGTCGTCGTGACGGACCTGCCGCCCGCCCGGCGCGCGACCTCGATGATGTTCCAGTCCTACGCGCTGTTCCCGCATCTCGACCTCGTCGACAACGTCGCCTTCTCGCTGAAGATGAAGGGCGTGGCGAAGGCCGAGCGGCGGGAGAAGGCGCTCGGGATGCTCAAGCTCATGCACATGGACCAGTACGCCTCGCGGCGTCCGGCGCAGCTCTCCGGCGGCCAGCAGCAGCGCGTCGCGCTCGCCCGGGCGCTGATCACCAGCCCGCAGGCGCTGCTGCTCGACGAGCCGCTGTCGGCGCTCGACCCCTTCCTCAAGGTCCGCATGCGCGCCGAGCTGAAGCGCCTGCAGCGCGACCTCGGCGTCACCTTCGTCCACGTCACCCATAGCCAGGAGGAGGCGATGGCGCTCGCCGATCTGGTGGTGGTGATGTCGAACGGGCGGATCGAGCAGGCGGCGGCCCCGCGCGAGATCTTCCACCGTCCCGCCACCGCCTTCGTGGCGAGCTTCATGGGCGAGCACAACGTGCTGTCCGGCAAGGTCACCGCGCTCGACGACGCCGGCGCGATCCTCACCTGTTCGGGCGGCGCGGCGTTCCGTCTGCCCGCGGCGGCCCATCTGGAGCTCGGCGCCCCGGCGCAGGCCGCGGTTCGGCGCGATCGCATCCGGATCGGCGAGGCCGCCGCGCCGGGCCTCGGCTTCACCGGCCATGTCCGCAACGTCGAGTACCGCGGCGGGTCCATGAAGATGACCCTCGACGCGCCCGGGGTGGAGGACTTCACCGTCTACGCCGACGAGGCGGTCTTCGACTCCGCGCCGCACGAGATCGGCCAGGCCGCGCCGCTCGCCTGGAGCCTCGCCGACGTCCACGTGCTCCGCCCCTCGTTGCAGTGA
- a CDS encoding GntR family transcriptional regulator yields the protein MFERKRPAYALIADTLRETIASGRLPAGAVLAEGALASLFGASRSPVKQAFAQLEAEKLVRRFDGRGVLVGDGPPKRVALTAEILGLATGAARDDAWDTLYYALERAVIEASVFGRFRINELALARHFGVGRTVARNLLLRAQGAGIAVKTDSGHWQIVPMDEARISDLYELRLMLEPPLIRSAAGRVPAAQLREMMTRHAAANRAAPDYGVAELDALEADIHVTCLGFGRNAEARAALERTRCLLVVGKHIQAAIAKAPRIDPFMDEHLAILAALKANDGDRAATALSDHLLSSMRKAAERVAAFRAQGGPSAPAFLMA from the coding sequence ATGTTCGAACGCAAGCGCCCGGCCTACGCCCTGATCGCGGACACGTTGCGCGAGACGATCGCGTCCGGGCGGCTGCCTGCGGGCGCGGTGCTGGCCGAGGGCGCGCTGGCGAGCCTGTTCGGCGCCAGCCGCTCGCCGGTGAAGCAGGCCTTCGCGCAGCTCGAGGCGGAAAAGCTGGTGCGGCGGTTCGACGGGCGCGGGGTCCTCGTCGGCGATGGGCCGCCGAAGCGGGTCGCGCTTACCGCCGAGATCCTGGGCCTCGCGACAGGCGCCGCGCGCGACGACGCCTGGGACACGCTCTACTATGCGCTGGAGCGCGCGGTCATCGAGGCGTCCGTCTTCGGCCGCTTCCGCATCAACGAACTGGCGTTGGCGCGTCACTTCGGCGTCGGGCGGACGGTGGCGCGCAACCTGCTGCTGCGGGCGCAGGGCGCGGGCATCGCGGTCAAGACCGACAGCGGCCACTGGCAGATCGTGCCGATGGACGAAGCCCGCATCAGCGATCTCTACGAGCTCCGGCTGATGCTGGAGCCGCCCCTGATCAGGAGCGCCGCCGGCCGCGTGCCAGCCGCCCAGCTCCGTGAAATGATGACCCGGCACGCCGCCGCGAACCGGGCGGCTCCGGACTACGGCGTCGCCGAACTCGACGCGCTCGAAGCGGACATCCACGTGACGTGCTTAGGTTTCGGCCGCAACGCCGAGGCGCGCGCCGCGCTCGAGCGCACGCGTTGCCTGCTGGTCGTCGGCAAGCACATCCAGGCCGCGATCGCCAAGGCGCCGCGCATCGATCCCTTCATGGACGAGCATCTCGCCATTCTCGCGGCGCTGAAGGCCAACGACGGCGACCGCGCCGCCACGGCGCTCAGCGACCATCTGCTGTCGAGCATGCGCAAGGCGGCGGAGCGCGTCGCGGCGTTCCGCGCGCAAGGCGGCCCCTCCGCCCCGGCGTTCCTGATGGCGTGA